One Moorella sp. E308F genomic region harbors:
- a CDS encoding TM1266 family iron-only hydrogenase system putative regulator, whose translation MENRLGVVGIVIEDREHTAARVNAILSDYGNCIVGRMGIPYRERGVAVIALIVDGTTDTIGALTGKLGSLPGVKVRAALTGKGK comes from the coding sequence ATGGAAAACCGCCTGGGAGTAGTGGGGATAGTAATTGAGGATCGCGAACATACTGCCGCCCGGGTTAATGCCATCCTAAGCGATTACGGCAACTGCATCGTCGGCCGCATGGGTATTCCCTACCGGGAACGGGGCGTGGCCGTTATAGCTTTGATTGTAGACGGGACCACCGATACCATCGGCGCCCTGACGGGAAAGCTGGGCAGCCTCCCCGGGGTAAAAGTGCGGGCGGCCCTGACAGGAAAGGGAAAGTGA
- the pheS gene encoding phenylalanine--tRNA ligase subunit alpha, with product MLATIEAIRKAALARVAAANSSEELEILRVQYLGKKGELTGVLRGMGKLPPEERPRVGQLANQVREELEKALQEAKEVLSRREQAERLRAEAIDVTLPGRPVPRGYRHPLYQTLNEIKTIFIGLGFDVAEGPEVESDYYNFEALNLPKEHPARDMQDSFYITEDVLLRTHTSPVQVRVMEARRPQLPIRIIAPGKVYRRDDDATHSPMFFQVEGLLVDKRVTFGELKGTLMAFVRQMFGDQVQVRFRPSYFPFTEPSAEVDISCVMCGGGGCRTCGHTGWLEILGCGMVHPRVLSMSGYDPEEVSGFAFGLGVDRVAMLKYGVDDLRLFYENDLRFLRQF from the coding sequence ATGTTAGCAACTATTGAAGCCATCAGGAAGGCAGCCCTGGCCCGGGTGGCTGCCGCCAACAGCAGTGAAGAGTTGGAGATTTTAAGGGTTCAGTACCTGGGCAAGAAAGGGGAGCTGACCGGGGTTTTAAGGGGAATGGGAAAACTTCCGCCTGAAGAGCGCCCCCGGGTAGGGCAGCTGGCCAACCAGGTACGGGAAGAACTGGAAAAAGCCCTTCAGGAGGCTAAGGAAGTCCTTTCGCGCCGGGAACAGGCCGAGCGTCTTCGGGCAGAGGCCATCGACGTAACCCTGCCGGGACGGCCTGTTCCCCGTGGTTACCGCCATCCCCTGTATCAGACTTTAAATGAAATCAAAACCATTTTTATAGGCCTGGGCTTTGATGTGGCCGAAGGCCCTGAGGTAGAGAGCGACTATTACAACTTTGAGGCTCTGAATCTTCCTAAAGAACACCCGGCCCGGGATATGCAGGATTCTTTTTATATAACTGAGGACGTCCTGCTCCGTACCCACACCTCCCCCGTTCAGGTGCGGGTAATGGAGGCCCGGCGTCCCCAGTTACCCATCCGTATTATCGCCCCGGGCAAGGTTTACCGGCGCGACGATGACGCCACCCACTCGCCCATGTTTTTCCAGGTAGAAGGCCTGCTGGTGGATAAGAGGGTAACTTTTGGCGAACTGAAAGGTACTTTGATGGCCTTTGTCAGGCAGATGTTTGGTGACCAGGTTCAGGTGCGGTTCCGGCCCAGTTACTTTCCCTTTACCGAGCCCAGCGCCGAAGTTGATATATCCTGCGTTATGTGTGGCGGCGGGGGCTGCCGGACATGCGGCCACACCGGCTGGCTGGAAATCCTGGGTTGCGGTATGGTTCACCCCCGGGTTTTAAGCATGTCCGGCTATGACCCGGAAGAGGTGAGCGGCTTTGCCTTTGGCCTGGGGGTAGACCGGGTGGCCATGCTGAAGTACGGCGTTGATGACCTGCGCCTCTTCTATGAAAACGACCTGCGCTTTTTAAGGCAGTTTTAA
- the pheT gene encoding phenylalanine--tRNA ligase subunit beta has translation MRVPYKWLKQYVDIDLPPEKLAEKLTMAGLPVENIESLAPDFRGVVVGKIRSITPHPNAEHLVICRVDTGRELQLVTGAPNVYIDQKVAVALEGAKLPGGREIRRATFRGVTSEGMLCSAQELGLDANLVSPADREGVLTLPPDTLPGADAAEVLGLNDVVLVLELTPNRADCLSILGVAREVAALTGAPLRLPEIAVREDGRRIEDLAAVEIEAPDLCARYVARLVSNVRIGPSPAWLQACLRAAGMRPINNVVDITNFVMLEMGQPLHAFDYDLLQQHRIIVRRAEAGEKIKTLDDVERELDPEMLVIADAARPVAVAGVMGGLETEVTLETANILIESAHFDGASIRRTSRKLGLRSEASTRFERGVNLEGAAAAADRAAQLMAELAGGSVARGRLDCYVRKRQPVTILLRPQRVNYLLGTTLTPAAMKELLERLHLEVSGEGPFQVTVPAYRGDLTREIDLVEEIARLYGYDNIPVTLPGNITALEKQTPAQRWEEAGREAAATAGLVEVVTYSFIGPRALDQLQLPPDHPWRRVVKIHNPLRDEQSIMRPSLLPGLLEVAGRNASRRVLPVAIYELGRVFIPAGRQLPVEPLRLGGLVMGTTGRGWNWPAGEMDFFYLKGIVENILARVKIKGITWEATATIPFLHPGRAANIKAGEAILGFIGELHPDVLAAFDLPARACVLELDWDYAGSLNQRQVGYEPLPRFPAVERDLAVVVEENLPAAAVEEVIREAGGDQLKGCTLFDVYRGAPVPAGYKSLAYSLVYQLPDRTLTDAEVNAAQERIQRALEERLGARLR, from the coding sequence TTGCGTGTTCCATATAAATGGCTTAAGCAATACGTAGATATCGACCTGCCGCCGGAAAAGCTGGCGGAGAAACTTACCATGGCCGGCCTGCCGGTGGAAAACATAGAAAGCCTGGCCCCGGATTTTCGAGGCGTGGTGGTTGGGAAGATTAGGTCTATTACCCCCCACCCCAATGCTGAACATCTGGTAATTTGCCGGGTCGATACCGGTAGGGAACTGCAGCTGGTAACAGGAGCCCCCAACGTTTATATAGACCAGAAGGTGGCGGTAGCCCTGGAGGGAGCAAAGTTACCTGGAGGCAGGGAGATTCGCCGGGCCACCTTCCGCGGTGTAACTTCTGAAGGTATGCTCTGCTCGGCCCAGGAACTGGGGCTGGATGCCAACCTCGTCTCCCCGGCCGACCGGGAAGGGGTCCTTACCCTGCCGCCCGATACTCTCCCGGGCGCTGATGCAGCTGAGGTCCTGGGGCTCAATGATGTCGTCCTGGTGCTGGAACTCACTCCTAACAGGGCCGACTGCCTGAGCATTTTGGGCGTTGCGCGGGAAGTGGCGGCCCTTACCGGCGCCCCTTTACGCCTGCCGGAAATTGCTGTCCGGGAAGACGGGCGGCGCATCGAGGATCTCGCGGCAGTTGAAATCGAAGCTCCCGACCTGTGCGCTCGTTACGTAGCCCGCCTGGTGAGCAATGTGCGCATCGGCCCCTCACCTGCCTGGCTCCAGGCCTGTTTGCGGGCCGCCGGCATGCGACCGATTAATAACGTGGTGGATATAACCAACTTTGTCATGCTGGAGATGGGACAGCCTTTACATGCCTTTGATTACGACCTCCTGCAGCAGCACCGCATTATCGTCCGCCGGGCCGAAGCAGGGGAAAAAATAAAAACTCTGGACGATGTGGAGCGGGAACTGGATCCGGAAATGCTGGTCATTGCCGATGCTGCCCGGCCTGTGGCCGTAGCCGGCGTCATGGGCGGTCTGGAGACAGAGGTTACCCTGGAGACGGCCAACATTCTGATCGAATCTGCCCACTTCGACGGCGCTTCCATTCGCCGCACTTCCCGCAAGCTGGGCCTGCGCTCGGAAGCCTCGACCCGTTTTGAACGGGGTGTGAACCTGGAAGGGGCAGCCGCAGCTGCCGACCGGGCGGCCCAGCTGATGGCTGAACTGGCTGGCGGCAGCGTGGCCCGGGGCCGGCTGGATTGCTATGTAAGGAAGCGCCAGCCGGTGACCATACTTTTAAGACCGCAACGGGTAAACTATCTCCTGGGGACTACCCTTACGCCAGCGGCCATGAAGGAACTCCTGGAGCGCCTCCACCTGGAAGTCAGCGGGGAAGGGCCTTTCCAGGTAACAGTTCCGGCCTACCGGGGCGACCTGACCCGGGAAATCGACCTGGTGGAAGAGATTGCCCGGCTGTACGGCTATGATAACATCCCGGTGACCCTGCCGGGGAATATCACTGCGCTGGAAAAGCAGACTCCGGCCCAGCGCTGGGAGGAAGCCGGCCGGGAGGCGGCGGCAACGGCCGGCCTCGTGGAAGTCGTTACCTACAGCTTTATCGGTCCCCGCGCCCTGGATCAGTTGCAGCTCCCACCCGATCATCCCTGGCGGCGGGTAGTAAAAATCCATAACCCCTTACGGGATGAGCAAAGTATTATGCGGCCTTCCCTCTTACCCGGTTTGCTGGAGGTGGCCGGGCGCAATGCCAGCCGCCGGGTGCTGCCGGTGGCCATTTACGAACTGGGCCGGGTATTTATTCCTGCGGGCCGGCAGTTACCGGTAGAACCCTTACGCCTGGGCGGGCTGGTCATGGGGACTACCGGCCGCGGCTGGAACTGGCCGGCAGGCGAGATGGATTTCTTCTATCTAAAAGGTATAGTAGAAAATATCCTGGCCAGGGTCAAAATCAAAGGCATCACCTGGGAAGCTACGGCTACTATTCCCTTCCTCCATCCCGGCCGGGCGGCAAATATCAAGGCCGGGGAGGCAATCCTGGGATTCATAGGCGAGCTGCACCCGGACGTCCTGGCGGCTTTTGATTTACCGGCCAGGGCCTGTGTCTTAGAGCTGGACTGGGATTATGCAGGCAGTTTAAACCAGAGGCAGGTGGGTTACGAACCGTTACCCCGTTTCCCGGCCGTGGAAAGGGACCTGGCGGTGGTGGTAGAGGAAAATCTCCCCGCGGCAGCAGTAGAAGAAGTCATCAGGGAAGCGGGGGGTGACCAGCTTAAAGGCTGCACTCTCTTTGATGTCTACCGGGGAGCTCCTGTCCCGGCCGGATATAAAAGCCTGGCTTATTCCTTGGTGTACCAGCTGCCGGACCGGACCCTTACGGATGCCGAGGTGAATGCCGCCCAGGAAAGGATTCAAAGGGCCCTGGAGGAACGCCTGGGCGCCAGGCTGCGTTAG
- a CDS encoding PHP domain-containing protein, with protein sequence MTNLELAWALTEMGDLLELKGEDPFKVRAYHRAARALENLEEEAASLYARDALEEIPGVGKNLAKKIAELLTTGRSTFLENLRREVPPGLREMLAIPGLGSRSVRQIYQGLGITTLEELETAARERRIRTLPGMGSKTELAILRGVEMLKEVKEQVPLGIARPLALLLQDQILAIPGVERVAIAGSVRRGREMVGDVDLVVAVQPGHQVADVMTRHPRVKEVLAWEPDRLSLRTTLGLKVEIILVPPKEFAATVFYATGSKAHRKGLLRLAAGRGLKVADIGLTTSRWLAEEEAVLAGEYGDTAIASRPSFSPEDRASIPSKAGATPAGVECLEDRGIEATPSGSEAEEAAFYHRLGLPYIVPELREDRGEIEAAVKGELPRLITLADIRGDLHMHSRYSDGVETIAAMTTAARRRGYQYIAITDHSRSLVVARGLSVEQLKAQREEIARLNEELKDITILAGIEVDILADGSLDYEDEILKEFDLVIASVHSGFRQEEERMMARLEAALRHPYVDILGHPTGRMLGRRRPYAVDVTRIIELAAETGTILEINASPDRLDLNDTAVRLAKEYDVPIAINTDAHDSIRLADMEYGVLTARRGWLEPENVVNTWKLERLLARLKRNRGRDRK encoded by the coding sequence TTGACCAACCTGGAGCTTGCCTGGGCATTAACAGAAATGGGTGATTTACTTGAATTAAAGGGGGAAGACCCCTTTAAAGTCCGCGCCTATCACCGCGCCGCCCGGGCCCTGGAAAACCTGGAAGAAGAGGCCGCCTCCCTTTATGCCCGGGATGCCCTGGAGGAGATCCCGGGAGTGGGGAAAAACCTGGCCAAAAAAATCGCCGAATTGTTAACCACGGGCCGGTCCACTTTCCTGGAAAATTTACGCCGGGAAGTACCGCCGGGCTTGAGGGAAATGCTGGCTATACCCGGTCTGGGCAGCCGCTCTGTACGCCAGATCTACCAGGGCCTGGGCATTACCACCCTGGAAGAGCTGGAAACAGCGGCCCGGGAGAGGCGTATCAGGACCCTGCCCGGCATGGGTAGCAAGACCGAGCTGGCCATCCTGCGGGGCGTGGAAATGTTAAAAGAAGTAAAGGAGCAGGTGCCGTTGGGAATAGCCAGGCCCCTGGCCCTGCTCCTGCAAGACCAGATCCTGGCCATACCAGGGGTTGAGAGGGTGGCCATAGCCGGCAGCGTTCGCCGCGGCCGGGAAATGGTGGGCGATGTCGACCTGGTGGTAGCCGTGCAGCCCGGCCACCAGGTGGCGGACGTCATGACCCGGCACCCCAGGGTGAAGGAAGTCCTGGCATGGGAGCCGGATCGCCTTTCCTTAAGGACGACCCTGGGGCTGAAAGTGGAAATCATATTGGTTCCGCCGAAAGAATTTGCGGCCACTGTATTTTATGCTACCGGCTCTAAAGCCCACCGGAAGGGGCTGCTGCGTCTGGCAGCTGGGCGTGGGTTGAAGGTTGCCGATATTGGTCTGACTACCTCCCGCTGGCTGGCCGAAGAGGAAGCAGTACTCGCCGGAGAATATGGAGATACGGCTATAGCTTCCCGGCCGTCATTTAGCCCGGAGGACCGGGCCTCAATCCCTTCTAAAGCTGGAGCTACTCCTGCTGGGGTTGAGTGCCTGGAGGACAGAGGGATTGAAGCAACTCCATCTGGGAGCGAGGCAGAGGAGGCTGCTTTTTACCATCGCCTGGGTTTACCTTATATAGTGCCGGAATTACGGGAGGATCGAGGCGAAATAGAAGCCGCCGTGAAAGGTGAACTGCCCCGCTTAATTACCCTGGCCGACATCCGCGGAGACCTCCACATGCATAGCCGCTACAGCGATGGCGTGGAAACCATTGCCGCCATGACAACAGCAGCCCGCAGGCGGGGTTACCAGTATATTGCCATTACCGATCACTCCCGCTCTTTGGTGGTGGCCCGGGGCTTGAGCGTCGAACAGTTAAAGGCCCAGCGGGAGGAAATAGCCCGGCTGAACGAAGAGTTGAAAGATATTACCATCCTTGCCGGGATTGAAGTCGATATCCTGGCCGACGGCAGCCTGGATTATGAGGATGAAATCTTAAAGGAGTTTGATCTGGTGATCGCTTCCGTCCATTCCGGCTTCCGCCAGGAAGAGGAGCGGATGATGGCCCGGCTGGAGGCGGCCCTGCGCCATCCTTACGTAGATATTCTAGGTCATCCTACCGGCCGCATGCTGGGACGGCGCCGGCCCTACGCCGTAGATGTAACCAGGATTATTGAGCTGGCAGCGGAGACGGGTACCATCCTGGAGATCAATGCCAGCCCCGACCGGCTGGATTTAAATGATACGGCCGTACGCCTGGCCAAAGAATACGATGTACCTATAGCTATCAATACGGATGCCCATGATTCCATCCGTCTGGCAGACATGGAATATGGCGTCCTTACCGCCCGGCGCGGCTGGCTGGAACCGGAGAATGTAGTCAACACCTGGAAACTGGAACGGTTGCTGGCCAGGCTGAAGCGCAACCGGGGAAGAGACAGGAAATAA
- a CDS encoding cell division protein ZapA has translation MLQAEKPLAAPDRTTVNINGQEYVVKGEAPEYIQMLASYVDKKMRQVNQKFPHYPPVKVAVLAALNIADELYKVQQDYETLVKLIQEEKRG, from the coding sequence TTGCTTCAGGCGGAAAAGCCGCTGGCTGCACCAGACCGAACCACGGTCAACATCAACGGGCAGGAATACGTGGTTAAGGGGGAAGCGCCGGAATACATCCAGATGCTGGCTTCGTACGTAGACAAAAAGATGCGCCAGGTTAACCAGAAGTTCCCCCATTATCCTCCAGTAAAGGTTGCCGTGCTTGCCGCCCTGAATATTGCCGATGAACTTTATAAAGTCCAGCAGGATTATGAAACCCTGGTAAAATTGATACAGGAGGAAAAACGGGGTTGA
- the hydE gene encoding [FeFe] hydrogenase H-cluster radical SAM maturase HydE, with amino-acid sequence MRREFACSLERAAAGEELTKADIMNLLAADTGAEEEALYRLADGVRARVAGEEVHLRGVIEFSNYCRRHCYYCGLRADNVKLQRYRLMPEDIVAAARRGAELGYGTIVLQSGEDPWYTGPMLAGIIREIKKLGVAVTLCAGERTRDEYAMWREAGADRYLLKHETANENLYARLHPGMSWEERLQCLQWLRELGYQVGSGNIIGLPGQTLEDLADDLILLRQLDVEMAGLGPFIPHPATPLGGEPAGSLDLTYRVVATARLVIPYAHLPATTAVGTLAPNGRQLALQRGANVIMPNLTPTKYRSNYQIYPNKICVNEGPEDCRYCLEGMVRALGRRLGRGPGHTLKPLPA; translated from the coding sequence GTGCGACGGGAATTTGCCTGCAGCCTGGAGCGGGCCGCTGCCGGAGAAGAACTCACCAAGGCAGACATCATGAACCTGCTGGCCGCAGACACCGGGGCGGAAGAAGAAGCCCTCTACCGGCTGGCGGACGGCGTCCGCGCCCGGGTAGCCGGGGAGGAAGTCCACCTGCGCGGCGTCATCGAGTTCTCCAATTACTGCCGCCGCCACTGTTATTACTGCGGCCTGCGGGCTGACAATGTGAAATTGCAGCGGTACCGCTTAATGCCAGAAGATATCGTTGCTGCCGCCAGGCGCGGGGCGGAGCTGGGTTATGGGACCATCGTCCTCCAGTCGGGGGAAGACCCCTGGTATACAGGCCCGATGCTGGCAGGAATAATCAGGGAAATAAAAAAGCTGGGGGTAGCCGTAACTTTATGCGCCGGGGAGAGGACGAGGGATGAATACGCTATGTGGCGGGAGGCCGGGGCCGACCGCTACCTCCTGAAACATGAGACGGCCAATGAAAACCTCTACGCCCGCCTCCACCCCGGTATGAGCTGGGAGGAGCGCCTCCAGTGCCTCCAGTGGCTGCGGGAGCTGGGCTACCAGGTAGGTTCCGGCAACATTATCGGCCTGCCGGGTCAGACCCTGGAGGACCTGGCTGATGATTTAATCCTCCTGCGGCAGCTGGACGTGGAAATGGCAGGTTTGGGCCCCTTTATCCCCCATCCGGCAACGCCCCTGGGCGGGGAACCGGCGGGGAGCCTGGACCTCACTTACCGGGTGGTAGCTACCGCTCGACTGGTCATACCATACGCCCATTTGCCGGCAACTACCGCGGTGGGCACACTGGCCCCCAATGGCCGCCAGCTCGCCCTGCAACGGGGGGCGAACGTCATTATGCCTAACCTGACGCCGACCAAATACCGGTCCAATTATCAAATCTACCCCAATAAGATTTGCGTCAACGAAGGCCCGGAAGACTGCCGCTACTGCCTGGAAGGCATGGTGCGCGCTTTAGGGCGGCGGCTGGGGCGGGGACCGGGACACACCTTGAAGCCCCTCCCGGCTTAG
- a CDS encoding PucR family transcriptional regulator: protein MDILTGLIDLIIKGSTLESLVHYLGRQFRAVFVISNPWGKVIATSDAVQFSVGSYLPFSLSPGREEAAFGRWTYLAVALKSGATNYGYLLALGEKGLPQPVATNIDQVSRLLLLALARDQAVIAAEKRHRADFVYDLLYNNFESKEVLVARGQLWGWDLNRPHALMVVELLTGPEDQFQELASTIAREDYPEAILLPRERQLVIIIPALEDKGATGQKLKGIFSTLQEKLARCVPGMLVGGGVGLFYPSTTELYLSFQEAKIALEIGKLRREPGLVFFAELGVEKLLYHLTPHQLEDYYQQTLGRLEAFDRENGTNYLEVLEKYFQFNGDFQAIARHFYLHPNTLRYRLQKIGEILAVNIHSLETQLDLLAALKARLLFKRRARG, encoded by the coding sequence ATGGATATTTTGACTGGTTTGATAGATCTTATTATTAAAGGCAGTACCCTGGAAAGCCTCGTTCATTACCTGGGGCGGCAGTTCAGGGCCGTCTTTGTCATTAGCAATCCCTGGGGAAAGGTTATAGCAACCAGCGATGCGGTTCAGTTCTCTGTCGGCAGTTACCTGCCCTTCAGTTTATCTCCTGGCCGGGAAGAAGCCGCCTTTGGCCGGTGGACTTATCTGGCGGTGGCTTTAAAAAGCGGTGCTACTAATTACGGTTACCTTCTGGCCCTGGGGGAAAAGGGTCTTCCCCAACCGGTAGCCACCAATATCGACCAGGTCAGCAGGTTGCTCCTGCTGGCTCTGGCCAGGGATCAGGCAGTCATTGCTGCCGAAAAGCGCCACCGCGCCGATTTCGTTTATGATCTCCTCTACAACAACTTTGAATCCAAAGAAGTCCTGGTAGCCAGGGGGCAGTTGTGGGGCTGGGATTTAAACCGGCCCCATGCCTTAATGGTCGTGGAACTCCTGACCGGTCCGGAGGACCAGTTTCAAGAACTGGCAAGCACCATAGCCCGGGAGGATTACCCGGAAGCCATCCTGCTGCCCCGGGAGCGGCAATTGGTAATTATCATCCCCGCCCTCGAGGATAAGGGAGCCACCGGCCAGAAGTTAAAGGGAATTTTCAGCACCCTGCAGGAAAAACTGGCCCGTTGCGTCCCCGGAATGCTCGTTGGCGGCGGAGTAGGCCTTTTTTACCCTTCCACTACCGAACTGTATTTAAGTTTCCAGGAGGCTAAAATAGCCCTGGAAATAGGCAAACTGCGCCGGGAGCCGGGACTTGTCTTTTTTGCCGAACTTGGAGTGGAAAAGCTCCTTTACCATTTAACGCCCCACCAGCTGGAAGACTACTACCAGCAAACCCTGGGCCGTCTGGAGGCCTTTGACCGGGAGAACGGGACGAACTACCTGGAAGTTCTGGAAAAGTACTTCCAGTTTAACGGTGACTTTCAGGCTATTGCCCGCCACTTTTACCTCCACCCCAACACTCTACGTTACCGCCTACAAAAAATCGGAGAAATCCTCGCTGTGAATATTCACTCTCTGGAGACCCAGCTGGACCTCCTGGCCGCCCTCAAAGCCAGGCTCCTGTTTAAACGTCGGGCGCGGGGGTAA
- a CDS encoding 6-phosphofructokinase, with amino-acid sequence MPKRLGILTGGGDCPGLNAVIRAATKTAYSHGYEMFGFLDGYTGVVEGRYIKLDPPAISGLLHRGGTILGTNNRSNPFYFPVKENGEVTYRDMSDKAITRLEQMGIEVLLVVGGDGTLAGARDFKARGARVIGIPKTIDNDLAATDQTFGFDTAVRTATEALDKLHTTAESHHRVMVLELMGRYAGWIALYSGLAGGADVILIPEIPWHIESVLKKIEARRAEGKPFSIVVVAEGVKSPEGELVVQRTVEGSVERVRLGGIGQLVGKLIEEKSGIETRVTVLGHIQRGGSPSSYDRVLATRFGVAAAELAVKGIHGVMVCLRGNDISHVPLEAAVGKPRTIPLDHQLLATARAIGISFGDD; translated from the coding sequence ATGCCCAAACGTCTAGGCATTCTCACCGGCGGGGGAGACTGTCCCGGCCTCAATGCCGTCATCCGGGCGGCGACCAAAACTGCCTATAGCCATGGTTACGAAATGTTCGGTTTCCTGGACGGCTATACCGGGGTAGTAGAAGGACGTTATATCAAACTGGACCCGCCGGCCATCTCCGGCCTTCTCCACCGGGGCGGTACCATCCTGGGGACGAACAACCGCAGCAATCCCTTTTACTTTCCCGTTAAAGAAAACGGTGAGGTTACTTACCGTGATATGTCAGATAAGGCCATAACCCGCCTGGAGCAAATGGGCATCGAAGTGCTGCTGGTAGTGGGTGGTGACGGTACCCTGGCCGGGGCCAGGGATTTTAAAGCCAGGGGGGCACGGGTGATCGGTATTCCTAAAACTATCGACAACGATCTGGCGGCCACCGACCAGACCTTCGGCTTCGACACGGCGGTGAGGACGGCAACCGAGGCCCTGGATAAGCTGCATACCACGGCCGAATCCCATCACCGGGTCATGGTCCTGGAACTCATGGGCCGCTATGCCGGCTGGATCGCCCTCTACAGCGGCCTGGCCGGCGGGGCCGATGTCATCCTGATACCGGAAATCCCCTGGCATATTGAAAGCGTGTTGAAAAAAATAGAAGCCCGCCGGGCCGAGGGTAAACCTTTCAGCATCGTCGTTGTCGCCGAGGGGGTCAAGTCGCCGGAGGGAGAACTGGTTGTCCAACGGACGGTGGAGGGCAGTGTAGAGCGGGTGCGCCTGGGAGGCATCGGCCAGCTGGTAGGGAAGCTAATCGAAGAAAAGAGCGGCATCGAAACCCGGGTGACCGTCCTGGGCCATATCCAGCGGGGCGGCTCGCCGTCGTCCTACGACCGGGTACTGGCCACCCGCTTCGGCGTGGCGGCAGCGGAGCTCGCCGTTAAAGGCATTCACGGGGTGATGGTCTGCCTGCGGGGTAACGATATTTCTCATGTCCCCCTGGAAGCAGCCGTCGGGAAACCCCGGACCATACCTCTAGATCACCAGCTCCTGGCCACGGCGCGGGCTATAGGGATCAGCTTTGGAGATGATTAG
- the hydG gene encoding [FeFe] hydrogenase H-cluster radical SAM maturase HydG, whose protein sequence is MQYGYRADFIKHEEIEGYLEEAKRATRDEAARIVAKAREAKGLEPYEVAVLLQNDDTGVRRQMFAAAREIKEKIYGRRMVLFAPLYFSDYCVNNCRYCGYRRENKFERRRLEPAELEREVRILESLGHKRLALEAGEDPVHCPLDYVLDVINRVYHITEANGNIRRVNVNIAATTVDAYRRLKEAGIGTYILFQETYHRPTYAYMHPSGPKADYDWHTTAMDRAMEGGIDDVGLGVLFGLYDYKFEVMGLLYHARHLEQTFGVGPHTISVPRLRPAYGISLENFPYLVNDDDFKKLVAIIRLAVPYTGMIISTRETPELRAELLALGISQLSAGSCTGVGGYSRHYAENSDDVPQFEIGDHRHPDEVIRDLCQRGYLPSYCTACYRRGRTGDRFMALAKTGEIQHVCQPNAILTFKEYLLDYAGPATREAGEAAIREHLAQIPSAAIRAETERRLERIASGERDLYF, encoded by the coding sequence ATGCAGTACGGTTATCGTGCCGACTTTATTAAGCATGAAGAGATAGAAGGCTACCTGGAAGAAGCCAAGCGGGCAACGAGGGACGAGGCTGCCCGCATCGTCGCAAAGGCGCGGGAAGCGAAGGGACTGGAACCCTACGAAGTAGCCGTTTTGCTCCAGAACGACGATACGGGCGTGCGCCGGCAGATGTTTGCCGCCGCCCGGGAAATAAAAGAAAAGATTTACGGTCGGCGCATGGTCCTCTTTGCTCCCCTTTACTTCAGCGACTACTGCGTTAACAACTGCCGTTACTGCGGCTACCGGCGGGAAAACAAATTTGAACGCCGTCGCCTGGAACCGGCGGAACTGGAGCGGGAGGTACGCATTTTAGAGTCCCTGGGGCATAAACGCCTGGCCCTGGAAGCGGGGGAAGACCCGGTCCATTGCCCCCTGGACTACGTTCTGGATGTTATCAACCGCGTCTATCATATTACCGAGGCCAATGGTAATATCCGCCGGGTGAACGTCAACATTGCCGCCACTACTGTGGATGCTTACCGCCGGCTCAAAGAAGCCGGCATCGGCACCTATATTCTTTTCCAGGAAACCTACCACCGGCCGACTTACGCCTACATGCATCCCAGCGGTCCCAAAGCTGATTATGACTGGCACACCACCGCTATGGACCGGGCCATGGAAGGTGGCATCGACGACGTTGGCCTGGGGGTCCTCTTCGGTCTTTACGATTATAAATTTGAGGTGATGGGCCTGCTCTACCATGCCCGCCATCTGGAGCAAACCTTCGGCGTCGGGCCGCATACCATCTCCGTACCTCGCCTGCGGCCGGCGTATGGCATTAGTTTGGAAAACTTCCCATATCTGGTTAACGATGACGATTTCAAGAAGCTGGTGGCCATCATTCGTTTGGCCGTGCCCTATACCGGCATGATCATTTCTACGCGCGAGACGCCGGAACTCCGGGCCGAACTCCTGGCCCTCGGAATTTCCCAGCTCAGCGCCGGCTCCTGCACCGGTGTCGGCGGATACAGCCGCCACTATGCTGAAAACAGCGACGATGTGCCCCAGTTTGAAATCGGCGACCACCGGCACCCAGATGAAGTAATCCGCGACCTGTGCCAGCGTGGTTATCTACCCAGCTACTGCACGGCCTGTTATCGCCGCGGGCGTACAGGGGACCGTTTTATGGCCCTGGCCAAAACCGGCGAGATCCAGCATGTATGCCAGCCCAACGCCATCCTGACCTTTAAAGAATACCTGCTGGATTACGCCGGACCGGCCACCCGGGAAGCGGGAGAAGCGGCTATCAGGGAGCACCTGGCCCAGATACCTAGTGCTGCCATCCGGGCCGAAACCGAACGCCGCCTGGAGCGAATCGCTAGCGGCGAAAGGGATTTGTATTTTTAA